Genomic segment of Myxococcus stipitatus:
CCCCCCATGCTTGAGACCGTCACCAAGGGCTTCCGCGCCGCCAAGAACCGCCTCGCCGGCAAGAGCGAGCTCACTCCAGAGTTGGTCGACGAGTCGCTCCGCGACATCCGCGTCTCGCTCCTCGAGGCCGACGTAGCCTTCGACGTGGTGAAGAAGTTCGTCGCCCGCGTTCGCGAGAAGTCCGTGGGCGAGCTCGTCCAGACCACCCTCACCGATGCCTCGGGCCAGAAGCGCAAGGTCAGCCCGATGGACCACTTCATCAAGATCTGCCACGACGAGCTCGAGGCACTGATGGGGCCGGTCGACACGAGCCTGAACCTGAAGCCCAAGGGACAGCTCTCCGGCATCATGATGGTGGGTCTGCAGGGCTCCGGTAAGACGACCACCACGGGCAAGCTCGCCAACCGGCTGATTCAGCAGGGGCGCAAGCCGCTGCTCGTCGCCGCGGACATCTACCGCCCGGCCGCCGTGGACCAGCTCAAGGTGCTGGGCGAGCGGCTCAAGGTCCCCGTCTACCACGAGCCCGGCGTGCAGCCGCCCGAGCTGGCCAGGCGGGGCTACGCCGCCGCGCGCGAGCAGAAGTGCGACGTGGTGCTCATCGACACCGCCGGCCGGCTCGCCATCGACGAAGCGCTGATGTCGGAGCTGGAGTCCATCAAGTCGAACGTGCACCCGGACAACATCCTCCTGGTGTGCGACGCGATGATTGGTCAGGACGCGGTGCGCACGGCCGCGGAGTTCGACCGGCGCCTGACGCTGGATGGCTTCATCCTGACGAAGCTGGACGGTGACGCCCGCGGCGGCGCGGCGCTGTCCATCAAGGAAGTCACGGGCAAGCCCATCAAGTTCCTCGGCATGGGCGAGTCGATGGACAAGCTCGAGGAGTTCCGTCCGGAGGGCCTCGCGGGCCGGATTCTCGGGTTCGGCGACATCGTCGGCCTGATGAAGGACTTCGAGAAGGTCGTCGACGAGAAGAAGGCCGAGGAGGATGCGCGCAAGCTCCTGTCCGGCCAGTTCTCGATGAAGGACTTCGTCGAGCAGATCCGCATGGTGCGCAAGATGGGTCCCCTCAAGGACCTCTTGGAGAAGTTCCCGCTCTTCGGGGACCTCACCGAGCACCTCAATCCGGACGAGAAGGAGCTCACCAAGATTGAGTCGATGTACGACTCGATGACGCCGAAGGAGCGCCTGCGCCCGGACCTCATCAACGCCAGCCGGATTGGTCGCATCGCCAAGGGCAGCGGTCGCAAGCCGGAGGACGTGCGCGAGCTGCTCCAGAAGTTCGGGATGATGCAGCAGGTGATGGGGACCATCGGCCAGAACCCGGGCCTGCTGGGCCGCATCCCCGGCTTCAAGCAGCTGGGTCAGCTCTCGCAGATGCGGAACATGGACCTCTCCAGCATGTTCGGCGGGGACCCGAAGATGATGGAGAAGATGATGAGCGGCGGCATGCCGGGCATGGGGATGCCCATGCAGCTGCCCCAGGTGGCCCCCGGCTACACGCCTCCCATGGGCCAGGCGGCCATGGCGAAGGCGCGCCTCATGGGCTACGCCCCGCCCTCCTCCGCTGGCGGAAAGCCCGAGGACCGCGACGCCATCAAGGAGCGCCGCAAGCGGGAGAAGGAAAACAAGAAGAAGAACCGGAAGAAGAAGTAGGAGCGAGTCCTACAGGCTCGAGATGGTGAAGCCCGCGCTGCCCGGAGGACTCCGGGGCGCGGGCTTCTTCGTTTGGAGGTGTTGCGGTTTCCGGATGTGTGTCCAGGGGGTGGGACCATGGGGGGTGGGTCACGGGGCCGGGCGTTGCCGTGGTAGGCAGAGGGCCCGGCCTGGCCCCGTGAGTGGGGTTTGGGCTTGGAACGCTCTCTGCACAGCGGCCCTTCATGACGAACCGACTTCGCCTGCTCACTCCCCTCTTCTCGTTCTTCTTGCTGTTTGGGTGCATCAATGTCCCGGAGGTCGTGGACCCACCGGATGGAGGTGGCGACAGGCCGGACGGCGGTGGGGCGGATGGCGGTGAGAACCCGGCTCACGACTTCGAGCTCGGGGTCGCTCCGCAGGAAGAGACGGTGCTCCAGGGCGGGGCGAAGAGCTTCCTGGTCTCCGTGGTCCGGAAGAATGGGTTCCAGGGAAGCGTGGCGGTGGTGCTGGCAAATCCGCCCTCGGGCGTGAGCGCACCGAGCGTGACGATTCCAGCATCCGGAACCACGGCGACCTTGAATGTGAGTGTTGCGGCGAATGTCGCGCCGTTGAGCCTGACGCTGACGGTCCGCGGGATTTCAGGGACGATTCAGCGGGACAGGAGCGTGGTGCTGAACGTGGTTCCCCAGGGGAGCCTGGCGGTGTCCTGGGTGTCGCCCACGGAGTCCCGAAGTGTGGTCAACGGACCTCTGGCCCTGGAGGTGTCCGTGGAGGGGGGGCAGGCAGAGCAGGTGGAGCTGCTGAAGGGGGACACGGTAATCCAGACGTGGACGTCGGCTCCGTACCGGTATCAGTGGGACACGGAGGGGGAGTTCACGCTGAAGGCTCGGGCGACGCGGGGCGGGTCGACGTACGTGAGCTCGGAGCGCGTCGTTGTGGTGGACCGCAGTGCACCGCGTGTTGAGTCGCGGCAGCCCGCGGCGGGGGCGACACAGGTGAGTGTCCAGACGCCGATTCAGGTGACTTTCAACGAGCCGGTCCGCGCTTCGAGTGTGACGGCCGCGAATGTGGGGCTCTCGGCGAGCGGCGGTACGGCCATTCCGTCGACCGTGGCGCTTTCGGCGGATGGTCGGACTTTGACTGTGACAGTGACTCCACCCAATGTGTTGCCCACTTCGACGACTGTGACTGTGAATCTGGGGACCAATGGGCAGCCGATTGTGGACATGGCGGGTAATGCCCTGACGGCCGAGGGGACTTGGAGCTTTACCGTTCCCTACTGGCTGCCGATGGGTGGGGCGATCAGTGAGTATCCTGGCAGCACTTCTGCTGAAGACGTCGTGCTACGGATTGGCACGAACGGGGTGCCTCACATTGCATGGTCCGAATCGGACGGGGCGAGTCGGAACATTATTGTCGCAAGATGGACAGGGTCTGCCTGGGTAAGATTGGGGACACCGCTAAGTGCGCTATCTGAAAATGGAACCCACGCGGACCACCCAGACATGGCTCTCGACAGCAGCAGCAATCCTACTGTCATCTGGGATGAGTCAACATCCGATGACGTCAACAGGAACCTATATGGTCGGCGATGGACAGGTAGCGATTGGGCTGTTCTTCCGAGTTTTCCACCAGTAAGCGCCGGGGATCATGAGCAACGTGAGTATGCCTCCATTGCATTCGATGGGAATGGGCATCTCCATCTCTACACTTCGATCAGGGATCTCAGCAGCCGACTCGAAGGCTTCTATCTCCCTCCGGCGGGCTCGGCATGGATGAATTCTCCAACAGCATTCCCACGCGAAGGGCTTCAGCCATGGGGAGTGTCCATTGCTACGTATGGATCAAACTCCATCTTTGCGGCCTACTCTACCCTTCTGGAGACAGAAACCTCTTCATTCCGAGGTATCACCGTCCTGAAAAATCACTCAATCGAGGTCGGACCTCCCCTCATCATCAACTCCAATGGGGCGCGAGCTGAAACGCCTTCGATTACAGTGGATGGAGCAGGCAACCCCTATGTCGCGTGGGTCGAGTATCCCCCAAGAAGCACGGATGGCTCTATTTTCGTCGCCAATCACGATGGTAGTTCCTGGAAGTTCCTGGATGAAAAGCCCAGTCAATTCATGACTTCAAACCAAGCCCCCACTCTTGTCATTGACCATCAGGGTCGGCCAGTGATCGCATGGAGTGGTTTCCAAACCCCAGAGCGCGCCATTTTCGTAAAGCGCTGGGAAGGAAACCACTGGTCCTCCATGGGCTCCGCGCTCAGTATTTTTCCAGGAGCCAATACAGGAAGTTTCGCGCCATCACTCGCGATGGAGAATGGAGGCCACTTCATGGTTGCATGGCACGAGTTCAACGGGGCGGCATCTGACATCTTTGTGGTCAAAGCCAACCGCTAACTCAGAAGGAATTACTACCCGCGCTTGGGCACGACCAATCCCTGGCTGAGACGTTTCAATACACGTTTTTTCTGTCGGCGCTTGTACGACTCATGTGAGTTCTCACCCAACTCATTTTGTCGTGCAGTCTCTTCATCAACAATCTGAAACTCTACCAGAGAGATGACGACGCGGCCCTTTCTGGGTCGCGCGTCTTCTTCAGGAGGGGGCAGGTAGGCATCCATTCTCACCGGAATGTCCACCACGAAATTGAGAGCACGATAAGAGCTACCAGAAAATGTATTGCCGCTGCGATCTTCCCGGTCCTCATAGTTGCGATCAAGGTGAAGATTAGGGATGAATTGCTCAAAATGAGGATTTTCCTCGAGCACCCTCTTGAATGGCAACAGCGTATTTTCTGTTTGACCAGGCACAACGAGGTGAAAGGGAAACAACCGCTGCGTGAGAGAATAGAGAACTGGCAACAAATCCTCTCGCGAGCGAGTCACAATCCGAAAACGGGTCCGATCATACACCTGAGCTGCCACAGTCTCCTTCTTCGCGAGGAGTTTCGTGACAAGCGAGTCCTGTGTTTTGATGGAGTGCGCAAATTCAACGACCGGGAGCCCTTTCTCTTGCATTTCCCGCGCAACGCCCAGAACCTTCTCTGTCACTAGCTCCGCAAGTTCCGCTTCAGAAATGGCCAAGCGAAAAAGCAGGTCTCGGCCCTCGATATGCTGGATGACGTGCATCACCTTCAGCACAACGCATGCGATGCGACGGTGCCTGGCATTTCCCTTGGCACCTGAGGCCAAGAGGAAAAGATCGTGAATTTCTCCGGGCCTGGCGACAGCATCCGCCACGCGATAGTTGAAGGTCTTGCGCAGATACGCCACTGCATCCGCCAGCACCAAGCGGGCCCATGCTTCGTCATATGGACGGGAAACATCGAGCTGACAAAGGCGCAGGAATCGATCAACCTCCTCCCTGACCTGGAAGTGCATTCGCCGCCAGTCGATAACCGAGCCCCCCCTCAAAATGAGGCGGATACGCTCAAGCTCACGGAGCCCCATCTCTTCAACTGTTCGAACGGGGATGTCAGGAAGAACTGGAGTTAGAGAGGGGGCCTTCACACCTGATTTTCCTATCTGAACATGGCGATGCAGGAGAGCATTCTAGTAGAAGCATGAAAAGCCCTCACTCCGTTTCGGAGTGAGGGCCTTTCAAGTGCGGCACAGCGTTCCGGGAGCTACTTGGCGACAATCGGCTTGTCCGCCGCATAGCGAACTTCAGAGACCTTTCGGCCGTCTTCAGAGTAGGACGCCTCGACGCCCTCGCGCTTCCCCTTCACCCACGACTGCTCCAGCTTCTTCGCGCCGTTGGGGTAATACTCGACCCGCAGACCATGGTAGTCGTTGTTCTCGAACTGGGTCTCACCTGTCTTCACGCCCTTGGCGTCGAAGAACGTCCACAGTCCGGAACGAAAACCAGCCTTGTACTGGCCTACAGAGTGCTTCTGCCCATTGGGCCAATAGGCAACGAAGGGGCCATTCAGCACACGGTTCTGCGGAGTCGAACCTACCTTGATGCAATAGGTGCGATTGCCCTCACTGCCTCGCTCGACGCGCTGCTCGGCGCCCACTGGGCACTCGAGACGATCTTCGTGCATGGCAGTTGCGTCCTCACCGAGGGCCTGCGTTGCAACCGCAACCACACACAGCACAGCAAAACGCTTGCTCATCATGGTCTCCTTCATGCGACTGGCGCCAAGTGCCGTCTCGCATTCGAACGAAACAGAGGGAGCCATATTCACATGACATCCCTTGGAAGCAATGAGCACCCCCTGGCGCTTCTGCCCAGATAGCACAGAGCCCCATCCGCGTACTGGGATGAGGCTCCGTGCTCACGTCAATCCATACAGAGAATGGCGTGATTCGCCATGAACTGCTACCGCGACAACTGAGAGCAAACCTCGTTACCATTGGTGAAGTAAACACCAATGGACAGAGTCGTCGAACTCTCGCCAGGGCAGAAGTTCATGACAAACTCTGCATTCTTACCTGCATTCGAAACCTTGTAGGTGGACTCAGCGACGGTGCCAACACCATCCAACTCAGTGCCATTGACGCGCACATAGAAGAGGCCAGGAAGCGCCGTATACTGCGACGGGAACGTTGCCGAGCCGCCGGCGGACATGTAGGCACGAACCCGCGCCTTGGCCGTCATGCCGGTTGCAGAGCCCTGGGGCCTGCACCATGCATCCTGACCGAAAGACACCTGGGTGATTTCGTAGATGATCGGGCCTGTGGACGAAACCGTCCAAATCGGTTGCTTGCCGCCCCGGGCAGGGTCGAAGTTGGCGCAGGTCGGCGCCGAGACTTCCTTGCAGATGCCGCTGCCGCAGAACTGGCCGTACTTGCAGGTGCTCTGAGCCGTGCCGCTGCAGGTATCGCCGGGGTTGCCGCCATCCTCTTCGCACTGACCAGACGCCGTGTCGCACTTGCGGCCGGAGCCACAGTCGGCGTTCGCGGTGCACTTCGTCACGCAAACGTTGTCCAGGTCCGAGCACACCATGTCGGCCGTCTCGGAGCCGGTGTTGCAGAGCGCGTCCGTGGAGCACTGGCAGATCTTCGTGCCGGTGGCCGAGCCGTCGATCGAAGCACAGGTCTTCGCCGTGTCCGGACAGTCGGAGCCCGTCGAGCACGTCGTCACACAGACGTTCGCATCCGGGTGGCAAATCTCCGTGCCAGCACACTCGTCGTTGCTGGTGCAGCCCTTCGCGCCGCCGTCGTCGTCACCGCAACCAGCCATCAAACCGCTCATCGCGCCCAGCGCCGTGAGCATCAGCATCATCTTGCGAAGCTGCATCTTGGAATTCCCTCCGTGAGTCTGCCTGGAATCATCTACCCCGGGGCCTCCGGCCTCTGAGTTCAGGCCCCGACATCCATGCAAGCGGGTCGGCTTTAGTCCTCCCCGTCCTGATGTGTCAACGAGTGTCGACACCCTCACCGACGCCTCGCCCTCGTGGAAATTCAGCAGTCACGAAAGCGAACACTCACATCGGACCTCGGCAGGACAAACGTGTCGCGGAAGACCCAGCGACACCCTTGTCTGCTCAAAACGTGAACGGAAAGTCGATGGGCTCGCCCTGCTTCTTGTGCTTCGGGAAGGCCCACCCCTTGATGAGGCCCGAGATGCAGCTCGCCATGTACGTGCTCTTGAACTCATCCGTCTTGCACGTGACGTTCGACGTCTTGCCGCTCGTCTGGATGGACCACCGCATCACCAGCTTGCCGCTCAACATCGGGTCCTTCTTCTTCTGCTCGTTCACGCACTTCACGATGGCGGGCTTGTTGTTCAGCACCACCTCCATGATGTCCGAACGCTGAAGCGTGTCGGGAACCCCACCACCTCCAGGCTCCGGCGGAATGTAGGCCGTGGGACGAGCCTCCGTGGGCTTGGCTTCGGCCTTCGGCTTCTTCGTGCCAAAGAGCTCGTCAAAGTCATCGCTTTCGCCATCGTTCGAGGATGACCGCTCCGGCCGCGAAGGCTTCGCCTCGGGCTCCTCGCGCCGCGCAGTCGACGACGAGGCCCCCGTAGTCCGCCGAGGCGTCGACGGCCGCTCCACCTTCGCCACAGCGTTCTCCAGGGGCTTCGCGGTCTCAGCAGGCGGCTGCGCCGCCACAGGCGGAGTCGCCACAGGGGCAGCCGCCACCGGGGGAGGCGTCGCCGCGACTGCCGGCGTCCCCGTCGCCACAGCCGGATTCGCCACAGGAACCGTTCCCGCCGCGGGAGGCGGCTGAGTGCCCGTAGCTCCCGCCGTGGGAGGCGGCTGGGCCGCCGCCACGGGCTGAGCGGCCACAGGGGGCGGCGCGGCCACAGGAGGAGGCGCAGCGGCGGCAGGAGGCGCCACCGCGACCGGCTGCGGCGCCACTTGCGCCTGGTTCGGCGTCTCCGCGCCGCCATTGCCACGCGTCAGCGCGAAGCCTCCAGCCCCAAGCCCCAGCACGCCCACGACAATCCCCACCACCAGGCCCATCTTCCCCTTGCCCCCCGCGGGTGCCGGCTGCGCATACGTGGGCGCATATCCCGGTGGTGCCGCATACGGTGCGGGCACGGGCTGAGCGTAGGGCTGCTGTCCATACGGTGCGGGCTGCCCGTACGGCGCCATGGGCTGCTGCGGAAACGCCTGTGGCCCCTGAGGCGCCGCCATCTGCGCGGCCATCGCCGCACTCGCTCCCATCAACGCGGGCGAGGACACGGGCTCGGGCGGAGGCATCGGCACGTCGAGCAGACGCGACTGCGACACAGGCTCGCGGCCCAGCGCGGGTGCCGGCGTCGGAGGAGGCTTCGCGAGCGCGTCGTTCTCCTCCTTCACCAGCGAGGCCAGCACGCTGGCGGCGGAGGGCTTCCAGCCCGCGGGCGCCTCCGAGGACGCCGCGAGCACCGAATCACCCTTCGACGACTTGCCCGCGCTGAACGCGGACTGCACGGGACCCGACTGCACCGTGGGCTGGGAGCCCGACACGGGCTCGGGCGCGACGATGGTCGGCTTCGAGGGACGCGGTGCCAACACCGACGCCAGCTCCGCCGTCTCCGAGAGCGGAATCCAGTCGCTGAAGCCCGAACGCCAGCAGAGGCTGTCCGGCCCCACTTCGCCTCGGTCCCACGCGTCCTTCACCTTCTCGACGGAGAGCGGTCCCACCTGCTTCTCGTCGATGGCGACGTACCAGTCGTGCGACACGGCGGGCTTCGCATCTTCTTCCTTGTCCGGCTCGGCCTCGGCCTCGGCGAGCTTGCGGACGTTCTCCGCCGTGGCTTCCCGCGCCGCGGCCTCGCCGAGCGCCTCGCCAGACGGAATCTTGTGCGTGCCCGAACTCAGCACCTGGTCGAAGACCGCGCCAATCTCATCCTCTTCCACGTCCGTGAAGAGGCCGCCCTCGGGCGGAGTCCCCAGGGTCGCGGGCACCGTGGAGGCGGCCGACGCGTCGGACTCCTTCTTCGGCGTGCTGGCGTCAACCGACGCGGTGGAAGAAGTCGCGGGCTCCGACGAGGAATCCTTCCCCGTCCCGGCGCCCGCCGGGCGCACGGTGATGGTATGGCCGCACTTCTTGCAACGAACCTTGACCCCCTTCGGGCCAACCTTGTCGTCGCTGATCATGTACTGCGCGCGGCAGCTGTCACAGACGAAACGCATCTTTTCCGCAAGCCTCGGAAATGACGGGAGAAATCCCGTCAGAATCGTAGAAGTGGCCACCCGAGGCGGTCAAGGATCAGTCCCCTGACCGCCCGAATGCTCATCAACGCGTGAACCCTTTCAGGGTTCTACCGCGCTATCGGCGCACCTGCACCTCCACGTGTGTGCCGACGGCCACACGCAGACGGTGATGCTCTTCGGACGTGGCGAACACGAGCAACTCCTTGAGTTTGGTGCGAGGCGGAACACGGAACGAAGCTCCCGTCTCCCCCTGCACCAGTCGCCGCACCGGCTCCATCTCCCCCGCCACGAAGAGGCCCGCGCGGGCCGCGGTCAGCTCCGCGCCCTCGAGGAACTGGCGCACGGACTGCGGCGTCGCGGTGGGCAGCCACGCCCGGGCCGCCTTGCTGAGTGCCGCGCGGTCCATGTCGGTGAGGACCTTCTCCAGCGCGCGCCGCTCGGGCTCGACACCGTGGAGGGACTCGGCGATGCGCACATTGCCCACCACGAGGTTCAGTGCCGCCTGGAGGATGGCCTCCAGTCGCTCCGCGGGCACGAACTGCGTGAAGGCCAGCTCCGGCCGAGCCAGCGCCAGCGCCCGGCCCAGCAGGTAGTACACTTCCTTCTGCCCCTGCTCCGCGAAGTACTTCCCACCCACACGGACCGAGGCGGGGTGCGTCTGAAGCAGCTCGACGTTGACCTGCGGCTCCGGGGCGGGCTCGTTGGAGCGCTTCGCCATGCGCTCGCGCGTGGCCACGAGGAAGGGCGAGTACAGCTCCACCGCCTCCATGCCCAGCAGGCGCGCCACGTACCGGTAGTGGTGCACGTGGTACTCCTGCGCGCTGGCCACGTCGATGCGGTGCTTGCGCGGCACGAGCTGATACTGCGTGAAGGGCGCGGCATACAGGTGCCCCGCCTTCGCGAAGAGCAGCCCCAGCAGCTCCGCCAGGGGGCCCCGGGCCTTCGGATGGAACAGGTACGAGTTCCAGAGCTGGTCGTCGACCGGCCGCTGCGCCACTTCCTTCTTCTTCGCGTGGGGCCCGAGCTTGACGAGGATCTCCTTCTCGTCCTCGCCCTCTTCACCCAAGAGGCCCGACGTCGCCTGGGCCGCGAGCCACGCCAGGTCGTAGTCCTTGCGCATCGCCGCCAGGCGGACGAGCTGTCCGCACACCTTGCGCGGAGACTCGGTGTGGGGCAGCGCACGCCGGAGCGCGGCGATGGCCTCCTCCTCCTTGCCCGGCATGTTGCCAGCAAGCTCGGCGAAGGCCTCCTGCACGCCAGCATCGTCGGGCAGGCCCTTGGCGGCCACGCCGTAGGCCGCCACCGCGCCCTCCGGGTGCTTGAGCACCTGGTGATAGAGGTCACCCAGCGCGCGCCACAGCGCCATGCGCGCGACATGGGTCTCCGGCGTCTTCGGCAGCCGGCCCAGCATCTTCGTGTAGTTCTCCTCCAGTGACTTCCACTGGCGAGCCCCACCGAGCATCGCCTCCAGGGAGCTGAACGCCTCGACGAAGCGCGGGTCCAGGTCCAGCGCGGCATTGAACGCCTGAGCGGCCCCCTCCACGTCCTTCAAGTCATCACGGCGAAGCTCGCCCAAGGCGAACCAGACGCGCTTGGCCTTGTGAGGCTCCGAGGACAGCGTCGGCAGCGCCAGCATGCGCGCGAGCACATCCGCGGCCTTCTGCCCCTGCCGCGTCTCGCGCAGGAGCACGTAGAGCTGGTCCATCACCTCGAGCGCATCTGGCAGGACCTTCAGCGCTCCCGTGAACGCATCGATGGCCATGTACGGGTCGTGCAGCTGGTCTCGGGAGATGCGGCCCAGGTCCAGGTACACCTTCGCCTTGGCTTCACCCTCGAGAACACCGACGAGCTGCTGGCGCAGGTCCGCCGACTTCTCGTACTGGCCCGCCTTGTCCATCAGGATGACGAGCGCCCGCAGCGTGGGCTCGTGGCCCGGGTCGATGGCCAGCGCCTTCTCGAAGTGGTTCTGCGCGCGGTCGGTCTGGTTGAGCGCCGCGTGGATGTCACCGAGCTGCCAGTAGACCTCCACCACCTCCAGGTCCGTGAGCTCCTCGCGGTGGTGGATGAGGATGGTCTGGAAGACCTTGAGCGCGCCCTCGTAGCGGCGCGTCTGCACCAGCAGGTTGCCGTAGCCCTCCAGCGCGGGCAGGTACGTCGCATCGCGCTCGTAGGCTGTCTCGTAGCAGCTGAGCGCCTTGTCGCGCTTCCCGAGCTTCTCCGCCACGTAGCCCAGGCGGTAGAGCTGACGGCACAAGTCCGCGGCGACGGCGGCGTCCTTCTCCACCATCGCCTTCTCCGCCAGCTTGCGCGTGACGATGTCCAGCATCCGCTCGGCATCGGCCCACTCCTCGTGGGCGATGTAGACATCCGCCAGCGCCCGCGCGGCCTCGAGGCTGTCCGGGATGTGCTTGAGCGCCTCCTCCCAGTAGCCCGTCGCCGTCTCGCGGTCCTCGCGGGTCTCCGCGTGGTAGCGCGCGACATCCAACAGGGCGCGCCCCTTGGCGGCCGGGTCTTCCGTCTGCTCCGCCTCCTGGCGCAGCGTCTGCTCGTAGCCGCTCCAGTCCTTCTCCTGCTCCTGGATGCCCTTCAGGGCGCGGATGCTGGGCAGGTGGCCCACGTCGATGGCGATGGCCTGCTGATAGGCGTTCCGGGCGCTGCCCGTGTCCATCAGCATGTCCTCGTTGATCTTCCCGAGCCGGAAGTAGAGCTCCACCGCGTCCTTCGACTGGCCGGCGAGCTCCGCCTCCTTCTGCAACATCTCCAACGCGAAGGGCCAGTTGCCGCTGCGCTCGTAGAGGTTGCCGAGCGCATGCAGCGCGGGACGGCTCTCCGCGTCCACCGCGAGCGCCGCGTGGTAGCTGTTGACCGCGCGGTCCACCGCCTTGAGCTGCTGGTACTGAACGTTGCCGATGTCCACGTACAGCTCCGCCTGCTCCTGCGGGCTGACGGCCAGCGCGAGCTGCCGCTCATAGGCGATGATGAGGTCCTCCCACCGCGACTGAGCCCGGCGCAGGCGGATGAGCGCCTTGATGGCCTGGACGTTCTGCGGGTCGATGGAGAGCACCCCCTCCACGCACACGTCCGCGTTGGCGGGGTTCTGGTACTTGTCCTCCCAGATGGTGGCGCTGCGGAACAGGACGCGAACCTTCTCGCGCCAGTCCTCGCTCAGCTCCAGCATCCGCTCGTAGATGGCGAGCAGGTCCGCCGGCTGGTCCAGCTTGGTGTGCAGCCGCTCCAGTGACTCCAGCGCCTCGCGGTTGACCGGGTCCAGTTCCAGCGCCTGGCGATAGGCGGCGACCGCGGACTCGTCGTCCGCGATGTCGCGCTCGAAGACACCGGCGACCTCCACCTGGATGCGCGCACGCTCCTCGGCGGTATCCGCCAGGTC
This window contains:
- a CDS encoding Ig-like domain-containing protein produces the protein MTNRLRLLTPLFSFFLLFGCINVPEVVDPPDGGGDRPDGGGADGGENPAHDFELGVAPQEETVLQGGAKSFLVSVVRKNGFQGSVAVVLANPPSGVSAPSVTIPASGTTATLNVSVAANVAPLSLTLTVRGISGTIQRDRSVVLNVVPQGSLAVSWVSPTESRSVVNGPLALEVSVEGGQAEQVELLKGDTVIQTWTSAPYRYQWDTEGEFTLKARATRGGSTYVSSERVVVVDRSAPRVESRQPAAGATQVSVQTPIQVTFNEPVRASSVTAANVGLSASGGTAIPSTVALSADGRTLTVTVTPPNVLPTSTTVTVNLGTNGQPIVDMAGNALTAEGTWSFTVPYWLPMGGAISEYPGSTSAEDVVLRIGTNGVPHIAWSESDGASRNIIVARWTGSAWVRLGTPLSALSENGTHADHPDMALDSSSNPTVIWDESTSDDVNRNLYGRRWTGSDWAVLPSFPPVSAGDHEQREYASIAFDGNGHLHLYTSIRDLSSRLEGFYLPPAGSAWMNSPTAFPREGLQPWGVSIATYGSNSIFAAYSTLLETETSSFRGITVLKNHSIEVGPPLIINSNGARAETPSITVDGAGNPYVAWVEYPPRSTDGSIFVANHDGSSWKFLDEKPSQFMTSNQAPTLVIDHQGRPVIAWSGFQTPERAIFVKRWEGNHWSSMGSALSIFPGANTGSFAPSLAMENGGHFMVAWHEFNGAASDIFVVKANR
- the gltJ gene encoding adventurous gliding motility protein GltJ, encoding MRFVCDSCRAQYMISDDKVGPKGVKVRCKKCGHTITVRPAGAGTGKDSSSEPATSSTASVDASTPKKESDASAASTVPATLGTPPEGGLFTDVEEDEIGAVFDQVLSSGTHKIPSGEALGEAAAREATAENVRKLAEAEAEPDKEEDAKPAVSHDWYVAIDEKQVGPLSVEKVKDAWDRGEVGPDSLCWRSGFSDWIPLSETAELASVLAPRPSKPTIVAPEPVSGSQPTVQSGPVQSAFSAGKSSKGDSVLAASSEAPAGWKPSAASVLASLVKEENDALAKPPPTPAPALGREPVSQSRLLDVPMPPPEPVSSPALMGASAAMAAQMAAPQGPQAFPQQPMAPYGQPAPYGQQPYAQPVPAPYAAPPGYAPTYAQPAPAGGKGKMGLVVGIVVGVLGLGAGGFALTRGNGGAETPNQAQVAPQPVAVAPPAAAAPPPVAAPPPVAAQPVAAAQPPPTAGATGTQPPPAAGTVPVANPAVATGTPAVAATPPPVAAAPVATPPVAAQPPAETAKPLENAVAKVERPSTPRRTTGASSSTARREEPEAKPSRPERSSSNDGESDDFDELFGTKKPKAEAKPTEARPTAYIPPEPGGGGVPDTLQRSDIMEVVLNNKPAIVKCVNEQKKKDPMLSGKLVMRWSIQTSGKTSNVTCKTDEFKSTYMASCISGLIKGWAFPKHKKQGEPIDFPFTF
- the ffh gene encoding signal recognition particle protein, whose translation is MLETVTKGFRAAKNRLAGKSELTPELVDESLRDIRVSLLEADVAFDVVKKFVARVREKSVGELVQTTLTDASGQKRKVSPMDHFIKICHDELEALMGPVDTSLNLKPKGQLSGIMMVGLQGSGKTTTTGKLANRLIQQGRKPLLVAADIYRPAAVDQLKVLGERLKVPVYHEPGVQPPELARRGYAAAREQKCDVVLIDTAGRLAIDEALMSELESIKSNVHPDNILLVCDAMIGQDAVRTAAEFDRRLTLDGFILTKLDGDARGGAALSIKEVTGKPIKFLGMGESMDKLEEFRPEGLAGRILGFGDIVGLMKDFEKVVDEKKAEEDARKLLSGQFSMKDFVEQIRMVRKMGPLKDLLEKFPLFGDLTEHLNPDEKELTKIESMYDSMTPKERLRPDLINASRIGRIAKGSGRKPEDVRELLQKFGMMQQVMGTIGQNPGLLGRIPGFKQLGQLSQMRNMDLSSMFGGDPKMMEKMMSGGMPGMGMPMQLPQVAPGYTPPMGQAAMAKARLMGYAPPSSAGGKPEDRDAIKERRKREKENKKKNRKKK
- a CDS encoding TIGR04552 family protein, producing the protein MKAPSLTPVLPDIPVRTVEEMGLRELERIRLILRGGSVIDWRRMHFQVREEVDRFLRLCQLDVSRPYDEAWARLVLADAVAYLRKTFNYRVADAVARPGEIHDLFLLASGAKGNARHRRIACVVLKVMHVIQHIEGRDLLFRLAISEAELAELVTEKVLGVAREMQEKGLPVVEFAHSIKTQDSLVTKLLAKKETVAAQVYDRTRFRIVTRSREDLLPVLYSLTQRLFPFHLVVPGQTENTLLPFKRVLEENPHFEQFIPNLHLDRNYEDREDRSGNTFSGSSYRALNFVVDIPVRMDAYLPPPEEDARPRKGRVVISLVEFQIVDEETARQNELGENSHESYKRRQKKRVLKRLSQGLVVPKRG